A stretch of DNA from Candidatus Hydrogenedentota bacterium:
GAAGCCCTTGCCGTGGAGCTGGCATGCCAGCCGACACTGGGCCGCGGCTTTGGCAGAACGCTGATTTTGGCGGTCGCCGAAAGCAGGGACGCGGGACTGGACACCCGGCTGGCGCTCGAAAAACAGGTCGCCGAGCGGACCCGCGCCTTGGACGCGCAAATCAAAGAGCGGCTGCGGGTCGAGGAGGCCCTCCGTGAAAGCCAGGAGCGCCTGACCCTCGCCCTCTGGGGAAGCAACTGTGTCTGGTGGGACCTGGACCTCAAAGAGGACCGGATGCAGTTCAGCCCGCGCATCCGCGAGGTGTTCGGCTCCACCGTCACGGACATGCGGAAATTCTCGGAGAACATGGCAGGCTTTCTGCACCCGGAGGACTATCCCAAAACAACCCGCGCCTTTCTCGACCACCTGGAGGGCCGCGCGCCCAATTTTGCGGCCCTGCACCGGGTGCGCGGCCACGGCGGAATGTGGCAATGGGTGGCCGTCCATGGCCGCATTGTCGGCAGGAACGCCAGGGGCCGGCCCCTCCGGCTGGTGGGCATCTCGCAGAATGTCACCGACAGCATCCAGGCCGAGCAGGAACGCGACCTGATTTTCCAGAACACCTATGACATGATCGCCCTGATGACCATGTCGGGCATGTTTCTGACGGTGAACCCGGCCTGGGAGCGCGTGCTGGGGTGGACCCCGGAGGAGATGGCCTGCATTCCCTCCATCGAGCTCACCCATCCCGGTGACCGGGAACGGGGCACCGCCCTGCTCCGGAATGTCTACGAGGGCCGCGCAATCGAGGGCTTTGAGCAGCGGGTGCTCTGCAAAAACGGGGACTACCGCTGGCTTTCCTGCAGTGTGCAGCCCCTGACGGACCGGGAACTTTTCGTGGTCATCGCCCGGGACATCACGGAGGCCATGGCGCACCAGGAGGAACTGCTCCGGCTGAACCGCGATCTGGAGGGGCGCGTCGCGGAGCGGACAAGGGAGCTTCAGGAGCAGGTGGCCCTGCTTCAGGACCGCGAGCGGCGGCTGCGGCACGCGGAGAACCAGTTGAACGACGCCATGGACCTTGCCCGTATCGCCTACTGGGACTATGATCTGGAGACGGGAGAATTTCTCTTAAACGACCGCATGTACTGCCTTCTGCGGACCACGGCGTTACAGCAGGGGGGATACCGTCTGACGCCTGAAAGGGTCGGGGAACTGTTTGTGCCAAAGGGTGTCTCGGTCGCGCCGCGAAGGCTTGTCGAACAGGCGCTGGACCACGCCAATGAGACGGGCGCCGTAATCCTCGACCAGGAACTCATTTTCGGGGACGGCACCAAAGGGGTGATGCGCATCCGCGTTCAGGCGGAGCGGGACGCGGAGGGGCGCGTGACGCGCCTCTACGGCGTGCACCAGGACGTGACAGAGGCGCGCCGGATCGGGGAGGAACTGGCCCGCAGGGAGGCCCTGTACCGCGCCATCTTTGAAACATCCCATGACGGCATTCTGGTGGTGGACATCACCAGCAACCGGTTTGCGGAAATGAACACGCGCGCGCTCGAACTGCTGGGCCGCACCGAGGCGGACTTGTCCTCGATTGGGCTGCTTGACATATTTCATCCAGACGACCTGCCACGCGCCGCCGAAAGCCTCCAACGCCTGCTGTCCGAAAACACGCGGGTACCCGAGCGTTTTCGGGTGCTGCGCGGCGACGGCGTGTATGTGTGGGTTGAGGGAACGGCAACCAGCGCCACGCTCAACGGGCACCGCATGGCTTTCGGCACCTTCCGCGTCGTGGACGGACCTTTCCCGGAATAACCGGAAAGGTTTCGGGTACAGGCGCCCGGTTGCGCAAACCGGGGATGTGGACATGGGCTTGGGCCGCCGGCGCACCGGTTGCCAGTCCCCTTGTCGTGTGGCGAAATATATGGGGACCGCCGCCCGGCGCGGCCCACAGTCACGGCACGGAGAAAACGTCCACTGCCGCGCCGCTGGCTTTACCCACTCCCCTTCGGATTATTTCGCCGGGTTGTCCAGCGCCATCCGCGCGTTTCTGCGCATGCCCTCGAGTTTCGCGCGGCGCACGGGCGTCCCGTTGAACCGCTCCGAAAACGCGGTCTCGTCCATCTCCGCCAGTTCCCCGGGCATCGGATTGGCCGTGCCGGGCCGGGGCGCGAACTCTTTTTCTGTGGTGACGGGCACCTCCAGGTTCCAGGGGCAGACCTCCTGGCAAATGTCACACCCGAAGACCCAGCCGGAGGACTGCCGCTGAATCTCCGGCGGTATCTCCCCCCGGTTCTCGATGGTGTGGTAGGCCAGGCAGCGGTTGGCGTCCACCACGCGCGGCGACACAATCGCCCCCGTCGGGCAGGCGTCCAGGCAGGCGCGGCAGCTTCCGCAGCGGTCTGACGCGGGACCGTCCGGGGCCAGCTCCGCCGTGGTCAGCAGCACGCCCAAAAAAAACCATGAACCCATGCCCCGGCGCAGGATGAGGCTGTTTTTTCCCACCCAGCCGATCCCGGCGCGGGCCGCCCAGGCCCGCTCGCGCACGGGGCCGCTGTCCATCCAGGCGCGCCATGCCGCATCCGGCTGATGCGCCGCGATGAACCCGCCCAACCGCCGCAGGGGACGGATGAGCACGCGGTGGTAGTCGCGCCCCCAGGCATAGCGGGAAATCTTCCCGGCGCCCTCCGGTGCGGGCGGGCGGGGATGGTTATAGTTCCGCGCCACCACGACCACGGAGCGGCACCCCGGCAGCAGCGTTTCCACGGACTGGCGGAGCGCGCGGGTCCGGGGCATCCAGTACATGTCCGCGTGATAGCCCGCATCCAGCCAGGCGTCAAAGCCGTCGTCCCGCTCCGCCTCCGCCGGGGCCACACCGCAGGCGTCAAAGCCCAAGGCCAGGGCCTCCGCCCTCACCGCGTCGGCAAGTGCGCTCAGACCTGGGGATGCTCCGCCCCCGTCCCCCTTTGAAGGGGGCGCCGCGGAGCGGCGGGGGATGTTCTCCCGTCCCGCCGCCATCAACCCGACTTCTCCGCGCGGGCGGGGTCATAGTCCGGATTCGGCGTCATTTCCTGCGCGCCGACGGCGGCCCGCCACGCGACGAGTTTGCGGTGCATGTCCCGCGCCTTTTCCGGCATTTCCCGGACGAGGTTCACCCGCTCGCCGGGGTCCACCTCCAGGTCGAACAGTTCCAGCGCCCCCGCAGCCTCGGGATCCTCCAGACTCTTCTCGAACCACTCGATGAGTTTGTAGCGCCCCTCGCGCACGGCCCCGCTCGGGCCGACGCCCAGGCTGTGGTAGTGCGGGTAATGCCAGTACAGCGCGTCCCGGTCCAGGCGGTCCCCGCCCCGGAGCAGGGAGGTAATGCTCACGCCGTCCACCTCAGGGTCCGCCACCGCCTGCCCGGCCAGTTCGGCAAAGGTCGCGAAAAAATCTATGGTGCTTATGGGCACGGCGCATTCCGTGCCGGGCGCCGTGACACCGGGCCAGCGCATGATCCAGGGGACGCGGATGCCGCCCTCGTAGAGGTCGGCCTTCGCGCCGTAGAACGGTTTCAGGCCCTCGCGCCCGAAATAGTCCCCGTTGTCCGAGAGCAGCGCCACCACGGTGTTTTCCGCGAGGCCCAGCGCGTCCAGCGCGTCCAGCACGCGGCCCACATGCCGGTCCAGGGTCTCCACCATGGCGCCGATGACCGGGTTGTTGCCCATGGTGTTCCCCGCCTCGCGCTTGTTCGCGTAGCGGATGATGTCCGGGCCGTAGGCCATGACCGGCTGGTGGATGCTGCTGTGGGCGATGTGGCAGAAGAAGGGGCGCTCCCGGTTCTTTTCAAGGAATGCCACGGCCCGGTCCGTGATTTCGCGGACATGGTGCGCGTCATACTCCGGGTCCGCCGTCGCCTCCCGCGCCTCGCGGCCCTCCGGCTTCTCCCGCATCAGGATGTCGTCAAAGCCCTGCGTGTCCGGCTCGCCGGGACGCCCCGGCACATCCCGCTTGTCCACGCCCAGGTGCCATTTGCCGAAGTGGCCGCTGACATAGCCCGCGTCCCCCAGCATCTCCGCCAGGGTGCGCTCCTCCACGGGCAGGCTCTTCTGCCAGTCGGGCTGGCGGAGTTTGGCGTGGGGGTAGGGATTCCCGGCGATGAAGTCCGTGATGTGCAGCCGCGCCGGGTATTTTCCGGTCATGATGCTCGCGCGGGTGGGCGAGCAGACCGGCGCGGCGGCGTAGGCGTCCATGAACTTCACGCCCTGCGCGGCCAGCCGGTCCATGTTCGGCGTCTCATAGAAGGGGTTGCCGTAGCAGCCGAGCTGGTGGCGGCCCATGTCGTCAATCAGGATGATGACGAAATTCGGGCGCTTGGCCTGTTGCGCGACGGACGCACCGGAGAGCAGGCATCCCGCGGCGGACGCGCCCATCAGGTTGAGAAAACGGCGGCGGCTGACGGTGTGGTCCATGGCGCGGCTCCTCGCGTTGGCCCTGCGTGAAGTTCCGGAGCCACTATAGCAAATAATATGGACAAACGGCCACGACCACGACCGTCATTGCGAGCCGCCACCGCCCTCGCCGGCGATATCGGTGAAGAACGCTTGATTGCCGGCGTTGGCAGTCTTGAATGCGCGCCTTCCATAACGACTTGTCCGCGCGATGGCCTCCATCTATTCCAAGCCATCCGGTAAGTGCGCTTCAGCGCGCTCCCCAGCGCACCCGTCTTCAGGCGGGGTGAAACGTGGTTCCACAAAAAAATAGCCCAGCGCGCTTTAGCGCGGCTTCCAGGCGTGGTTCAGCACACTGTGCATATATGCTGCCGCATCAGCGGGGTTGACCTGCCCGCCAAAGGATGCATCACATTTGAGAAGCCACGCTAAAGCGCGCTCGATACTTTTCCCCGCCCTCTGGCCAACCCGCCTGAAGGCGGGTGCTCTGGGGAGCACGCTGAAGCATGCTAATTAGGCCGAACTTTCCTGGCGGGAGGCCCCCCCGGCGAAGCAATCCCACAGGGCCACCAAGGCGGTTTTGGAAACAGCGCCGTCAGTTCAGCCGCCAGAGGGTGAAATTGAGGAACGCGGCGAAGGCGACCCAGACCGCGTAGGGCGCCATCAGCGCGGCGGCCCACCGGCTCACGGGCCAGAAGGCCGCGACGCAGGCGATGATGAACACCTCAAGCACGAGGATTTCGGCGAAGGCCAGCCCCATCCAGTGCAGGCCGAAAAACAGGGGCGTCCACACGGCGTTCAGGAGCAGTTGCGCGCCGTGCAGCGCCAGGGGCACGCCGACGGGCCGCTCCCCGCGCCGCATCCACACCAGCCATCCGGCCACGGCCATGGAGAGGTAGAGAAAACTCCACACGGGGCCGAAGACCCAGTTGGGCGGGTTCCAGTCGGGCTTCGCAAGGGACCGGTACCAGTCCCCCGGCCCGAAGAGCCCGCCCAGCGAGGCCGCGAGGGCCACGATGAGCACGCTGGCCAGCAGTCCGGCCGCGGAGACCGCGAAACGCTTTGCCATGGATGCGCCTTTCTCCGGTTCGCACACGCAGACAAAACGGAGAACAGCCGCACTTTATGCCGGGAGGCCGCTCAGGCCTCCTCGTACACCGTGTAGCCGAGGGCGTCCGCAAGACTCTTCACGGGCTCCTTGAGGTCGCCATAGGCGGTTACGCGGTGCCAGCCGTAGTGGTCCCACATGGTGAAGAGCTTCTCGATGTCGCCCTTCGGCTCGACGACGAGCTTGGTGCGGCAGGCGCGGTCGTCCGGATCGTTTGCCACGGCGACCCCCTGGTGGAAGAGGATTTCCTTCCGGTCCGGGTTCAGCTCGATTGTGCTGGTCATGTGGCCCGTGGGCAGGATGGAGCGCACGGACGCGCCCTGCCGGTCCTCGGAGTGCGTGAGGATTTCAAAGGGGTTCGCCGGACCCGACGGGCCGAAGGCCCGGTTCGGCGCCACACAGTGCGCGTAGATGATGGCGTTCTTCGCCGTGTCCATCACCGGGTCCGAGATGAAGCCCGTCCGGCCGCCGGTCATCGCGCTGAAGGCCACCATGGTGGCCGTCGAGCGCACATCGCACTCGCATGCGCCGATGAGCCCCTCGTTGCACAGCTCATGGAAGCCCAGGCACGGGTAGGCGTGGATGTGCCCGCCATAGAACCCGCCGAGGCAGTTCACCGTGATGGCGTTCGCGTCGTGCCGTTTCAGGATTTCTTTCATGCCCAGGTACATGGCCGCGGAGGTTTCCAGCGTCTCCATGGAGACCCCCTCGACCAGCGCGGCGGTTTTGGCCCAGCGTTCCGCCACGGCGCGCGACGCGTCCTTGTCCGCCTTCTCCCACGCCTCGTTCAACTCCGCGAAGGGTAAATAGACCAGGGGCACCACGCCGTAGGGGACTTCCGGCTTCGTCTCCTGGTCCAAGAAGGCCAGTATGCGCGACGCCTTCATCTTCTCCACGCATTCCTGTCCGGAAACCGCGGCCACGGC
This window harbors:
- a CDS encoding PAS domain S-box protein: MAMESSNDSKQPAGPEVKPPDDSGPGFLAARAVMEEFPCGCVAVDSAGLVVHANPPFVKLVGSTVARLKGRPLASLLTAAHRENFPDKLRSLFKKRGRARLTVEIARPGREALAVELACQPTLGRGFGRTLILAVAESRDAGLDTRLALEKQVAERTRALDAQIKERLRVEEALRESQERLTLALWGSNCVWWDLDLKEDRMQFSPRIREVFGSTVTDMRKFSENMAGFLHPEDYPKTTRAFLDHLEGRAPNFAALHRVRGHGGMWQWVAVHGRIVGRNARGRPLRLVGISQNVTDSIQAEQERDLIFQNTYDMIALMTMSGMFLTVNPAWERVLGWTPEEMACIPSIELTHPGDRERGTALLRNVYEGRAIEGFEQRVLCKNGDYRWLSCSVQPLTDRELFVVIARDITEAMAHQEELLRLNRDLEGRVAERTRELQEQVALLQDRERRLRHAENQLNDAMDLARIAYWDYDLETGEFLLNDRMYCLLRTTALQQGGYRLTPERVGELFVPKGVSVAPRRLVEQALDHANETGAVILDQELIFGDGTKGVMRIRVQAERDAEGRVTRLYGVHQDVTEARRIGEELARREALYRAIFETSHDGILVVDITSNRFAEMNTRALELLGRTEADLSSIGLLDIFHPDDLPRAAESLQRLLSENTRVPERFRVLRGDGVYVWVEGTATSATLNGHRMAFGTFRVVDGPFPE
- the queG gene encoding tRNA epoxyqueuosine(34) reductase QueG, with amino-acid sequence MAAGRENIPRRSAAPPSKGDGGGASPGLSALADAVRAEALALGFDACGVAPAEAERDDGFDAWLDAGYHADMYWMPRTRALRQSVETLLPGCRSVVVVARNYNHPRPPAPEGAGKISRYAWGRDYHRVLIRPLRRLGGFIAAHQPDAAWRAWMDSGPVRERAWAARAGIGWVGKNSLILRRGMGSWFFLGVLLTTAELAPDGPASDRCGSCRACLDACPTGAIVSPRVVDANRCLAYHTIENRGEIPPEIQRQSSGWVFGCDICQEVCPWNLEVPVTTEKEFAPRPGTANPMPGELAEMDETAFSERFNGTPVRRAKLEGMRRNARMALDNPAK
- a CDS encoding sulfatase, with protein sequence MDHTVSRRRFLNLMGASAAGCLLSGASVAQQAKRPNFVIILIDDMGRHQLGCYGNPFYETPNMDRLAAQGVKFMDAYAAAPVCSPTRASIMTGKYPARLHITDFIAGNPYPHAKLRQPDWQKSLPVEERTLAEMLGDAGYVSGHFGKWHLGVDKRDVPGRPGEPDTQGFDDILMREKPEGREAREATADPEYDAHHVREITDRAVAFLEKNRERPFFCHIAHSSIHQPVMAYGPDIIRYANKREAGNTMGNNPVIGAMVETLDRHVGRVLDALDALGLAENTVVALLSDNGDYFGREGLKPFYGAKADLYEGGIRVPWIMRWPGVTAPGTECAVPISTIDFFATFAELAGQAVADPEVDGVSITSLLRGGDRLDRDALYWHYPHYHSLGVGPSGAVREGRYKLIEWFEKSLEDPEAAGALELFDLEVDPGERVNLVREMPEKARDMHRKLVAWRAAVGAQEMTPNPDYDPARAEKSG
- a CDS encoding tryptophan-rich sensory protein gives rise to the protein MAKRFAVSAAGLLASVLIVALAASLGGLFGPGDWYRSLAKPDWNPPNWVFGPVWSFLYLSMAVAGWLVWMRRGERPVGVPLALHGAQLLLNAVWTPLFFGLHWMGLAFAEILVLEVFIIACVAAFWPVSRWAAALMAPYAVWVAFAAFLNFTLWRLN